GCTTCAGACCAAGTATGAGGACGATGAAAAAGCGTACTACGAGGAACAAAAAGAACGCCGTGACGAAGCCAATGCCCCGCCCATCGATTAATGTGTAGGTTGTTGCTCGTCTCTCGTATCTTGCGAGAGTAACGCGACTCTCGCTCATCACTCGTCGTCATCCAAGATGCATCGGTCTGTATGATCCTGGTTAAGATCCCGGCCAGAGTTACCGATGTAGAGCTTCAAGAAAGGAAGGTAGACGATGAGTCAAATTTCTGCATTAGTCGCGGCCAATTCTCTTCCCCAACTGGCGCTTCCACTCATTGAGGCCGCCGGACAAGCCAACGCAGGAGCGGCCCAACTGCAATCCCCCCAAGCCAAGCCTCAGGATACGGTCACTATCTCGCCGGAGGCTGCCGCTCTTCAGGGAACGGAATAGCCTTTGTCATCCGGGAGAGGGACGGTCGTCTCTCTCGTTACCTCTGCTTGTCTAGAATATTTCCTTCACCTACCATACATAGAATACCCTCTTATTTTCAGCTCAGGATTTCAGCTCAAATAAAGCGGCTTGCCCGCGCATAAAGCCATTTTGTATCCTTATTCTCACGTAAGGGAATTGAGTCTATTGTGTTTAGGTTTTTTGAGCCGTTGCCATCTTGAAGGCTTGTGCTCTTGGACTTATATCCACGATTCAGTCAGCGAGATATTTTGGTTTTCAGACCATGGACGGTACTGAAATCCTCATTCCAGGGAGGTAGGGCGATGAACAGGAAACAGGGGCGATGGTTGCGAGGCAGCATAGTAATGGTAGTCCTCTGGTATCTGGGTGGGATGCCGAGTCTGGCCTTTGCGAATCCTGAGCTTGTCGAGACCGGTCGGTTGTTGGCGAAGTTGTTAGACACGGGCCGTATCGTCATCGGCGTGAATCAAGACAATATCAATGACCCAACCAAAGGACACAAAGGCTTTACGCCGGAAGTCTTTGAGCGTCAGGTTGTCGTGTCTTTTCAGAAGGAAACCGGAGTCGATCTTCATGACCTCCAGCATGCGAAGGTTCCCGATCCTGCCCGACCGTTATTGGCGAGACTCTTGAGCGTCAGCAAGGAGACCGTGGCCAGTTATCAGCCGGTGATCAACATTCAAGGGGTGAAGTATAAAGGTTTGATTCCGGCCACGTTTGGCACAGAGACGGCTAAACGCTTTCGGAATTGGTCGAATATCTACCTCAAGCAGACAGCGCCCGATCAATTTTTGAGGAATCCAAAGAATAAGGCTGATGGGTATGAA
The genomic region above belongs to Nitrospirales bacterium and contains:
- a CDS encoding DUF3365 domain-containing protein encodes the protein MNRKQGRWLRGSIVMVVLWYLGGMPSLAFANPELVETGRLLAKLLDTGRIVIGVNQDNINDPTKGHKGFTPEVFERQVVVSFQKETGVDLHDLQHAKVPDPARPLLARLLSVSKETVASYQPVINIQGVKYKGLIPATFGTETAKRFRNWSNIYLKQTAPDQFLRNPKNKADGYETEVMKIFASSASNDHETIYSKTVPEEKSVRVLMPLYYEKACLACHGGPKGEKDISGYEKEGGHEGQLAGAISVKLPLP